A genome region from Trachemys scripta elegans isolate TJP31775 chromosome 2, CAS_Tse_1.0, whole genome shotgun sequence includes the following:
- the LOC117871849 gene encoding NFX1-type zinc finger-containing protein 1-like: MEAGGRHKRLGVRIRAGDPGGWERVDAGRRWMLAYERELKETLVEKLKEYEKKAAQLAELTFQEDLWVLKRSRVIGMTTTGAAKYRKLLQKIQPHTVIVEEAAEILEAHVLTCLTPACKHLILIGDHQQLRPKPADYTLEKKYFLGISLFERMINNQIPYVQLLYQHRMRPEISQLLVPLFYKQLKDHDAVAEYEQIKGVESSVFFIQHTAAESHSADSESYSNRFEAAFLVSLSRYLLDQGYHESQVTVLTPYHGQVLKIRTLMRSRDMGDVAVHAVDDFQGEENDIVLLSLVRSNREGRIGFLQDKNRLCVALSRARKGFYCIGNLAGIAAGSNSKLWKDILRLLKRKKLTGEGLTLVCQNHPDTKTVVKESSDFSKIPDGGCTLQCQIRLECGHPCTRRCHPYDRDHSLYVCQFQCSKLCELNHRCPRKCKEPCEPCSVEVEKVIPKCGHLQTVPCHMPADHWLCQEPCKQLLECKHPCTRRCGEACSTCRCKEMIDITLPCSHVMRTECYKQKMPPICLETCNQKLECGHHCKGNCYECVQGRLHVHCRNKCTRVLLCSHQCQESCFENCPPCKRQCPNQCRHSRCDKPCGEICFPCIQPCSWKCRHYRCTQLCSETCNRPRCSEPCQKSLKCSHPCAGLCGEPCPPKCRTCHRDELAEIFFGAEDEPDARFVVLEDCGHILEVQGLDRWMDGEPDNAQAQHVQLKVCPKCATPIQHNTRYNNVIKAIQQKIKEIKLKIQGNKEELEAGKQQLLLRLNIDRDLVAWAGMERSILNTVSRQSLLDLENSLNFFASLSRLKQQAKKCTAARERNLKRKIEAVEHWIGRNRHAFTAQQLRECRNEIKRISYLGNIFERLSGYENKQASLSPEAVALANEAIGVLQQQDPFTQSREESLQRVLEKIDEWLPAAGLQLSEAERVMVTEAMQFGRGHWYRCPQGHLYTIGECGRPMQQSTCPECGATIGGQNHALTRDNIADDQILEPASAQERESRLQDSILALPSSKTVNYCPNGYFSFAVVCKLFHSEKRH, translated from the exons GAGGTGGATGCTGGCTTACGAGCGTGAGCTGAAGGAGACGCTGGTGGAGAAGCTGAAGGAGTATGAGAAGAAGGCAGCCCAGCTAGCGGAGCTGACCTTCCAGGAGGACCTGTGGGTGCTGAAACGAAGCCGGGTCATTGGCATGACGACAACAG GGGCTGCCAAGTACCGAAAGCTCTTGCAGAAAATCCAGCCCCACACTGTGATTGTGGAAGAGGCAGCAGAGATCCTGGAAGCTCACGTTCTAACCTGCCTCACGCCGGCCTGCAAGCACCTCATCCTGATTGGAGATCACCAGCAG CTGCGGCCCAAACCCGCCGATTACACCTTGGAGAAGAAGTATTTCCTCGGCATCTCCCTGTTCGAGCGCATGATAAATAATCAGATCCCCTATGTGCAGCTGCTCTATCAG CACCGCATGCGCCCAGAGATTTCCCAGCTGCTGGTGCCGCTCTTTTACAAACAGCTCAAAGACCACGATGCCGTTGCTGAATACGAACAGATCAAG GGCGTGGAGAGCAGTGTCTTCTTCATCCAGCACACAGCGGCCGAGAGCCACAGCGCTGACTCCGAGAGCTACAGCAACAGGTTTGAGGCTGCCTTCCTGGTCTCGCTGAGCAGATACCTCCTAGATCAGGGATACCACGAGAGCCAAGTCACCGTTCTGACTCCCTACCACGGCCAGGTGCTGAAAATCCGCACGCTGATGAGGAGCAGGGACATGGGAGACGTGGCTGTCCATGCCGTGGATGACTTTCAAGGGGAGGAGAATGACATCGTTCTTCTCTCGCTGGTACGAAGCAACAGAGAAGGGAGGATTGGTTTCCTCCAGGATAAGAATCGGCTCTGTGTGGCTCTCTCACGGGCCAGGAAGGGCTTCTATTGCATTGGAAACCTAGCTGGCATTGCAGCTGGCTCCAACAGCAAACTGTGGAAAGATATTCTACGTCTCCTAAAGAGAAAGAAACTTACGGGGGAAGGCCTGACGCTGGTGTGTCAAAATCACCCCGATACCAAGACAGTGGTGAAGGAGAGTTCGGACTTCAGTAAAATCCCTGACGGAGGCTGCACGCTCCAGTGCCAAATCCGGCTGGAATGCGGCCATCCCTGCACGCGCCGCTGCCACCCGTACGACAGGGATCACAGCCTGTACGTTTGTCAGTTCCAGTGCTCCAAGCTGTGTGAGCTCAACCACAGGTGCCCGAGAAAGTGCAAGGAACCTTGCGAACCTTGTTCCGTGGAAGTGGAAAAAGTCATTCCAAAGTGTGGGCACCTCCAGACCGTCCCCTGTCACATGCCAGCTGATCACTGGCTCTGCCAGGAGCCGTGCAAGCAGCTTCTGGAATGCAAACACCCATGCACGCGCCGCTGTGGGGAagcctgcagcacctgcaggtgCAAGGAAATGATTGACATCACTCTGCCCTGTTCTCACGTAATGAGAACTGAATGCTACAAGCAGAAAATGCCTCCGATCTGCCTTGAGACATGCAACCAGAAACTCGAGTGTGGACACCACTGCAAAGGAAACTGCTATGAATGCGTGCAGGGCAGGCTGCATGTCCACTGCCGTAACAAGTGCACGAGGGTCCTTCTGTGTTCCCACCAGTGCCAGGAATCGTGTTTTGAGAACTGTCCTCCGTGCAAGAGACAGTGCCCCAACCAGTGCAGACACAGCCGCTGTGATAAGCCATGCGGGGAGATCTGTTTTCCCTGCATACAGCCCTGTTCCTGGAAATGCAGGCACTACCGGTGCACACAGCTGTGCTCCGAGACGTGCAATCGCCCCCGCTGCAGTGAGCCCTGCCAAAAAtcactcaaatgcagccacccctGCGCAGGCCTCTGTGGAGAGCCGTGTCCGCCCAAGTGTCGCACGTGCCACAGAGATGAGCTGGCCGAGATTTTCTTTGGGGCCGAGGACGAGCCGGATGCCCGTTTCGTTGTCTTAGAAGACTGCGGACACATTTTGGAGGTGCAGGGCCTGGATCGCTGGATGGACGGTGAGCCAGACAATGCTCAGGCCCAACACGTCCAGCTGAAGGTGTGCCCCAAATGCGCGACACCCATCCAGCATAACACACGTTACAACAACGTGATCAAGGCCATCCAGCAAAAAATCAAGGAGATCAAATTGAAGATTCAGGGAAACAAGGAAGAACTTGAAGCTGGAAAGCAGCAACTGCTCCTTCGGCTGAACATCGACAGAGACCTCGTGGCCTGGGCGGGTATGGAAAGAAGCATTCTGAACACGGTCTCCCGTCAGAGCCTTCTGGACTTGGAGAACTCCCTAAATTTCTTTGCAAGTCTCTCCAGACTGAAGCAACAAGCGAAGAAGTGCACAGCGGCGAGAGAACGCAATTTGAAACGGAAGATTGAGGCCGTGGAGCACTGGATCGGCAGAAACAGACACGCCTTCACAGCTCAGCAGCTCAGGGAATGCAGGAATGAGATCAAGAGGATATCGTACCTGGGAAACATCTTTGAGCGGCTGAGTGGCTACGAAAACAAACAAGCATCGTTATCCCCCGAGGCTGTGGCACTTGCTAATGAAGCCATAGGCGtcctccagcagcaggacccTTTCACCCAGAGTCGGGAGGAATCTCTCCAgagggtgctggagaagattgATGAGTGGCTTCCTGCGGCAGGACTGCAGCTCTCCGAGGCAGAGCGGGTCATGGTAACAGAGGCCATGCAATTTGGCAGGGGCCACTGGTACAGATGCCCTCAGGGCCATTTGTACACGATTGGGGAATGCGGCCGTCCAATGCAGCAGAGCACCTGCCCCGAGTGTGGAGCTACCATTGGGGGGCAAAACCACGCTCTCACTCGGGATAACATCGCCGACGATCAAATACTGGAACCCGCTAGCGCACAGGAGCGAGAATCACGTCTACAGGATAGTATCTTAGCtctgcccagctcca AAACAGTCAACTATTGTCCAAATGGATACTTCAGCTTTGCTGTTGTATGCAAACTCTTCCATTCTGAAAAGAGGCACTGA